In the Adlercreutzia equolifaciens DSM 19450 genome, one interval contains:
- the ade gene encoding adenine deaminase: MLNHFCKKPLWECTQTLAAVAQGRQPADTVITGARLVNVCTVEVQDDIEVAIAEGRIAYVGQSAAHCIGEGTRVIDAAGQVIAPGFLDGHIHVESSMIGAGEYARAVIPHGTVGIYWDPHEVCNVLGLEGVQVMMEDAARTPLKAMVTTPSCVPAVPGFEDTGAAVGPAEIADSMTWDGVVGLGEMMNFPGVLAGTDHAHGELAATLAADKVVTGHYSIPETDQGLNAYIASGVRCCHESTRAEDALAKMRLGQYAQLRYGSAWLDLPNLAAAITETGIDTRFANLISDDTHPHTLVANGHLDYILRKAVECGIDVVRAIQMMTINTATCFRMDNELGSITPGKCADIVFLDNLEDLNVTRVLIDGEVVAENGACTFPLAPFEYPAWVTHSMHLGCAIAPETFRVEAPADTAEGDAVCVRVIEVLPGSVPDREVRAALTVTDGALESDLDQDVLKTFVFERHHETGTFGVGFTKGFGIKRGAMASTVAHDAHNLLVVGTNDADMALAANTLAEVGGGMVVVADGEVLGLVELPIAGLMNDLDAPAMSEKVHHLEKTWAEIGCTMPSPFMTMALIPLACLPELRLTNRGLVDCTTFQFVDLVVDEG, encoded by the coding sequence ATGCTGAACCATTTCTGCAAGAAACCGCTTTGGGAGTGCACGCAAACCCTGGCCGCCGTGGCCCAGGGCCGCCAACCCGCCGACACGGTGATCACGGGCGCGCGGCTCGTGAACGTGTGCACGGTCGAAGTGCAAGACGACATCGAAGTGGCCATCGCGGAGGGCCGCATCGCCTACGTGGGCCAAAGCGCCGCCCATTGCATCGGCGAGGGCACCCGCGTCATTGACGCTGCCGGCCAGGTGATCGCGCCGGGCTTCCTGGACGGGCACATCCACGTGGAGTCCTCCATGATCGGCGCCGGCGAGTACGCCCGCGCCGTCATCCCCCACGGCACGGTGGGCATTTACTGGGACCCGCACGAGGTGTGCAACGTGCTCGGCCTTGAAGGCGTGCAGGTGATGATGGAGGACGCCGCGCGCACGCCGCTGAAGGCAATGGTAACCACACCTTCCTGCGTGCCGGCGGTGCCCGGCTTCGAGGACACCGGCGCTGCCGTGGGCCCCGCAGAGATCGCCGATTCCATGACCTGGGACGGCGTAGTGGGCCTTGGCGAGATGATGAACTTCCCCGGCGTGCTGGCGGGCACCGATCACGCCCACGGCGAGCTGGCCGCCACCCTCGCCGCCGACAAGGTGGTCACGGGCCACTACTCCATTCCTGAGACCGACCAGGGGCTGAACGCGTATATCGCCAGCGGCGTGCGCTGCTGCCACGAGTCGACCCGCGCCGAGGACGCGCTGGCCAAGATGCGCCTCGGGCAGTACGCCCAGCTGCGCTACGGCTCGGCGTGGCTCGACCTGCCGAACCTGGCGGCCGCCATCACCGAGACCGGCATCGACACGCGCTTCGCGAACCTCATCTCCGACGACACGCACCCGCACACGCTCGTGGCCAACGGGCACCTCGACTACATCCTGCGCAAGGCCGTGGAATGCGGCATCGATGTGGTGCGCGCCATCCAGATGATGACCATCAACACCGCCACCTGCTTCCGCATGGACAACGAGCTGGGCTCCATCACCCCGGGCAAGTGCGCCGACATCGTGTTTTTGGACAACCTGGAGGACCTGAACGTCACCCGCGTGCTCATCGACGGCGAGGTCGTGGCCGAAAACGGCGCGTGCACCTTCCCGCTTGCGCCCTTCGAATACCCGGCGTGGGTGACCCACTCCATGCATTTGGGGTGCGCCATCGCGCCCGAGACGTTCCGCGTGGAAGCGCCAGCCGACACCGCCGAGGGTGACGCGGTATGCGTGCGCGTCATCGAGGTACTGCCCGGATCGGTGCCCGACCGCGAGGTTCGCGCCGCGCTCACCGTGACGGACGGCGCCTTGGAAAGCGATCTTGACCAGGACGTGCTGAAGACCTTCGTCTTCGAGCGCCATCACGAGACGGGAACCTTCGGCGTCGGGTTCACCAAGGGCTTCGGCATCAAGCGCGGTGCCATGGCCTCCACGGTGGCCCACGACGCTCACAACCTGCTCGTGGTGGGCACCAACGATGCGGACATGGCGCTGGCGGCCAACACACTCGCCGAGGTGGGCGGCGGCATGGTCGTCGTGGCCGACGGCGAGGTGCTCGGCCTCGTGGAGCTGCCCATCGCCGGCCTCATGAACGACCTGGACGCCCCCGCCATGAGCGAGAAGGTGCACCATTTGGAAAAGACCTGGGCCGAGATCGGCTGCACCATGCCCTCCCCCTTCATGACCATGGCGCTCATTCCGCTCGCCTGCCTGCCGGAACTGCGCCTCACCAATCGCGGCCTGGTGGACTGCACCACCTTCCAATTCGTCGACTTGGTGGTGGACGAAGGCTAA
- a CDS encoding molybdopterin-containing oxidoreductase family protein, with amino-acid sequence MTCNDLAATAAAGLAGCAPSTATDMAETGGSAGATTHQVASDAAIIEGKGEWMPIHCHQNCNQMCLNMGYVVDGVVVRQKTDDSHADSFDCPQQRGCLRGRSLRQQVYNADRIKYPMKRKSWQPGGGENAHGELRGKDEWERISWDEALTLVTDELKRVYAEYGQDAVVCNGWRWAPGSAMFPVIGGAVYNTECESFGCWAFQTEALGMYSHGDHPDLMMAPDKYDLPNADAIVLYGCNPAWSQHSSMYWLKNAQKAGVKFVFVGPDYNATAAAMDARWIRVRPGTDTAFLLAVAYEMVRLDEERGDIIDWNFVNERTVGFTPETMPADATTDENFRDYLLGAYDNTPKTPEWATEICGTPVEDITWYAEMAGKNNAVMFLHSYAASRYLGAENLSQAFMTVSALGGHFGKSGHGSAAIYTWDAGDSGYRLIQHVGGDYGYVDNLVGSPAATGPNRNIEGNSWWSSLADGKYLSSSEGPYDLGSSDVVGDPTKLRANTPVYHEAREMPVNPRLLVQTNSNFMQTRGNLSTAIKVMRAADTCVSFEIKFSLTAQFADIILPVCTHWEGNDDESWGELSWPSPFGDGNGQKQCKDALLAWKPLVKPMYEAREEKRVFREIIERMGYNPDDAYPKSNYDQWLGYFLGMRVLNEDATKWEPVITWTEADNEKYHASYPAQEGKVAFDQFMADGSYVVERSEGDPRNYVGYRDDKLGIGEDGESVVVADTAWPRPSVSGKLEIYCQYKADNVNRIGLNDEPIKPYANYFVPRRGYQETFANWEAKEKGAYPLQAYTPHYMRRAHTCYDNMTWTQEAFRNPVFMSVEDAEARGIKAGDTVRCFNDFGSMLRIAQPMQGYMPGVVGIPHGVHSVFDESDPENIIDRGGSEQMLSDGLQSNYFPQVDGYNSLLIEIEKYDGEPLVEDFERGPFLAAGIDAEGTAAYMVPGADNGQEA; translated from the coding sequence GTGACGTGCAATGACTTGGCCGCCACGGCGGCGGCCGGGCTTGCGGGCTGCGCGCCGAGCACGGCCACCGACATGGCCGAGACCGGCGGGAGTGCCGGCGCGACGACCCATCAGGTGGCCAGCGACGCCGCCATCATCGAGGGCAAGGGCGAGTGGATGCCCATCCATTGCCACCAGAACTGCAACCAGATGTGCCTGAACATGGGGTACGTGGTGGACGGCGTCGTGGTGCGCCAGAAGACCGACGACTCCCATGCGGACAGTTTCGACTGCCCCCAGCAGCGCGGCTGCCTGCGCGGGCGCTCCCTGCGCCAGCAGGTGTACAACGCCGACCGCATCAAGTACCCCATGAAGCGCAAGAGCTGGCAGCCGGGCGGCGGCGAGAACGCTCACGGCGAGCTGCGCGGCAAGGACGAGTGGGAGCGCATCAGCTGGGATGAGGCACTGACCCTCGTGACCGACGAGCTGAAGCGCGTCTACGCGGAGTACGGCCAGGACGCCGTCGTCTGCAACGGCTGGCGCTGGGCCCCCGGCTCCGCCATGTTCCCGGTCATCGGCGGCGCAGTGTACAACACCGAGTGCGAGTCCTTCGGCTGCTGGGCCTTCCAAACGGAGGCGCTGGGCATGTACTCCCACGGCGACCATCCCGACCTCATGATGGCGCCGGACAAGTACGATCTGCCCAACGCCGACGCCATCGTGCTGTACGGCTGCAATCCGGCCTGGTCGCAGCACTCCTCCATGTATTGGCTGAAGAACGCGCAGAAGGCCGGGGTCAAGTTCGTGTTCGTCGGCCCCGACTACAACGCCACCGCCGCCGCCATGGACGCCCGCTGGATCCGCGTGCGCCCCGGCACCGACACGGCCTTCCTTCTGGCTGTGGCCTACGAGATGGTGCGCCTCGACGAGGAGCGCGGCGACATCATCGATTGGAACTTCGTGAACGAGCGCACCGTGGGCTTCACGCCGGAGACGATGCCCGCCGACGCCACCACCGACGAGAACTTCCGCGACTACCTTCTGGGCGCCTACGACAACACGCCGAAGACGCCGGAATGGGCGACGGAAATCTGCGGCACGCCGGTCGAGGACATCACTTGGTACGCCGAGATGGCCGGCAAGAACAACGCCGTCATGTTCCTGCACAGCTACGCCGCGTCCCGCTACCTGGGCGCCGAGAACCTCTCCCAGGCCTTCATGACGGTGTCGGCTTTAGGCGGGCACTTCGGCAAGAGCGGCCACGGCTCGGCGGCCATCTACACATGGGACGCGGGCGACTCGGGCTACCGGCTCATCCAGCACGTCGGCGGCGACTACGGCTACGTGGACAACCTGGTGGGCAGCCCCGCCGCCACGGGCCCCAACCGCAACATCGAGGGCAATTCCTGGTGGAGCTCGCTGGCCGACGGCAAGTACCTGTCCTCCTCGGAAGGCCCCTACGACCTCGGCTCCAGCGACGTGGTGGGCGACCCGACGAAGCTGCGCGCCAACACGCCGGTCTACCACGAGGCCCGCGAGATGCCGGTGAACCCACGCCTGCTCGTGCAGACGAACTCGAACTTTATGCAGACGCGCGGCAACCTGTCCACGGCCATCAAGGTGATGCGCGCCGCCGACACCTGCGTGTCCTTCGAGATCAAGTTCTCGCTCACGGCTCAGTTCGCCGACATCATCCTGCCGGTGTGCACCCACTGGGAGGGCAACGACGACGAGAGCTGGGGCGAGCTGTCCTGGCCGAGCCCCTTCGGCGACGGCAACGGCCAGAAGCAGTGCAAGGACGCCCTGCTCGCTTGGAAGCCCCTGGTGAAGCCGATGTACGAGGCCCGCGAGGAGAAGCGCGTCTTCCGCGAGATCATCGAGCGCATGGGGTACAACCCGGATGACGCCTACCCGAAGAGCAACTACGATCAGTGGCTCGGCTACTTCCTCGGCATGCGCGTGCTGAATGAGGACGCCACGAAGTGGGAGCCAGTCATCACCTGGACCGAGGCCGACAACGAGAAGTACCACGCGAGCTACCCGGCCCAAGAGGGCAAGGTCGCCTTCGACCAGTTCATGGCCGACGGAAGCTACGTGGTGGAGCGCTCGGAGGGCGATCCGCGCAACTACGTGGGCTACCGTGATGACAAGCTGGGCATTGGCGAAGACGGCGAGTCGGTCGTCGTGGCCGACACCGCATGGCCGCGCCCGTCGGTGTCCGGCAAGCTGGAGATCTACTGCCAGTACAAGGCCGACAACGTGAACCGCATCGGCTTGAACGACGAACCCATCAAGCCCTACGCGAACTACTTCGTGCCGCGCCGCGGCTACCAGGAGACATTCGCCAACTGGGAGGCCAAGGAGAAGGGCGCCTACCCGCTGCAGGCCTACACGCCGCACTACATGCGCCGCGCCCACACCTGCTACGACAACATGACCTGGACCCAGGAGGCCTTCCGCAACCCGGTGTTCATGAGCGTGGAAGACGCCGAGGCCCGTGGCATCAAAGCCGGCGACACGGTGCGCTGTTTCAACGATTTCGGCAGCATGCTGAGAATCGCCCAGCCCATGCAGGGCTACATGCCCGGCGTGGTGGGCATTCCCCACGGTGTGCACTCGGTGTTCGACGAGTCCGACCCCGAGAACATCATCGACCGCGGCGGCAGCGAGCAGATGCTCTCCGATGGCCTGCAGTCGAACTACTTCCCCCAGGTGGACGGCTACAACAGCCTGCTCATCGAGATCGAGAAGTACGACGGCGAGCCGTTGGTGGAAGACTTCGAGCGCGGGCCGTTTCTGGCCGCGGGTATAGATGCTGAGGGCACGGCCGCCTATATGGTGCCCGGTGCCGACAACGGACAGGAGGCTTAA
- a CDS encoding type II toxin-antitoxin system VapC family toxin codes for MKVLFDTNVWLDIILSREGFWEASLTALYDCIDEDDDLCVVATSLKDVFFLVERLKSADAAYESVERMLELARPIAVDEAVCRCALPLERPDYEDGLIAAAAEIEQIECIVTRDDGAFRDLGIRRMSPLEFIKERGTEVVAL; via the coding sequence ATGAAGGTCCTTTTCGACACCAACGTGTGGCTCGACATTATTTTGAGTCGCGAGGGCTTCTGGGAAGCGTCTTTGACGGCGCTTTACGACTGCATCGACGAGGACGATGATCTCTGCGTGGTCGCCACTTCCCTGAAGGACGTCTTCTTTCTCGTGGAGCGCTTGAAGAGCGCCGATGCTGCCTACGAATCGGTCGAGCGCATGCTTGAGCTTGCTCGCCCTATCGCTGTTGACGAAGCGGTCTGTCGATGTGCCCTTCCGTTGGAGCGTCCCGACTATGAGGATGGTCTCATAGCGGCAGCGGCAGAGATCGAGCAAATCGAGTGCATCGTCACAAGAGATGACGGTGCCTTCCGCGATCTGGGCATACGCCGCATGAGCCCTCTCGAGTTCATCAAAGAGCGTGGTACGGAGGTCGTCGCTCTGTAG
- a CDS encoding 4Fe-4S dicluster domain-containing protein translates to MSLGFYVDLASCIGCKTCQVACKDRRDIQVAGPRLRRVDTFECGTYPEVAMFHLNLSCNHCESPACVANCPTGAMYKDDDGTVQHDDEACIGCQTCVNSCPYGAPQFIEEDKIVQKCDTCRALREAGHEPVCVEACPMRAIEFGEMDDLRAAHPDAVSELPCTEPAATTTPNILIGASRGALLEDFNPVVL, encoded by the coding sequence ATGAGCTTGGGATTTTACGTTGACCTGGCCAGCTGCATCGGCTGCAAGACCTGCCAGGTGGCCTGCAAGGATCGTCGCGACATCCAGGTGGCGGGCCCCCGCCTGCGCCGGGTGGACACCTTCGAATGCGGGACGTACCCGGAGGTGGCCATGTTCCACCTGAACCTCTCCTGCAACCACTGCGAGAGTCCGGCCTGCGTGGCGAATTGCCCCACGGGCGCCATGTACAAGGACGATGACGGCACGGTGCAGCACGACGACGAGGCCTGCATCGGTTGCCAGACCTGCGTGAACTCGTGTCCCTATGGTGCGCCGCAGTTCATCGAGGAGGACAAGATCGTCCAGAAGTGCGACACCTGCCGGGCGCTGCGCGAGGCGGGCCATGAGCCGGTGTGCGTGGAGGCGTGCCCCATGCGCGCCATCGAGTTCGGCGAAATGGACGATTTGCGCGCCGCCCATCCCGATGCCGTGAGCGAGCTGCCCTGCACCGAACCGGCCGCCACGACGACCCCGAACATCCTCATCGGCGCCAGCCGCGGGGCCCTGCTCGAGGACTTCAACCCGGTCGTTCTGTAA
- the dtd gene encoding D-aminoacyl-tRNA deacylase yields the protein MRAVVQCVSEASVTVEGRAVGAIGKGYAILLGVGHGDTEAEAERLWRKIAKMRVFEDAQGKTNLSLADVGGEVLVVSQFTLYANCRKGNRPSFTDAADPAIARRLYEYFAELARTDGFTVATGEFGAMMDVALVNHGPFTVVLDTDAL from the coding sequence ATGCGGGCGGTAGTGCAGTGCGTGAGCGAGGCGTCGGTGACGGTGGAGGGGCGCGCGGTCGGTGCCATTGGGAAGGGGTACGCCATCCTTCTGGGTGTGGGCCATGGGGACACCGAGGCTGAGGCAGAGCGGCTGTGGCGCAAGATTGCCAAGATGCGCGTTTTCGAAGACGCCCAGGGCAAGACGAACCTGAGCTTGGCCGATGTGGGCGGGGAAGTGCTCGTGGTGAGCCAGTTCACGCTGTACGCGAACTGCCGCAAGGGGAACCGCCCCTCGTTCACGGACGCGGCCGACCCGGCCATCGCCCGGCGGCTGTACGAGTACTTCGCCGAGCTGGCCCGGACCGACGGCTTTACGGTGGCGACGGGCGAGTTCGGGGCCATGATGGACGTGGCGCTTGTGAACCACGGGCCCTTCACGGTGGTGCTGGATACGGATGCGCTTTAA
- a CDS encoding LysR family transcriptional regulator — protein MSVAVLGAQPASPAAAVAAKSLHVTQPTLSRQLAALEDELGHLLYQRNRKGIELTEQGVILRRYAESILALADKAEEEIALPTHSIAGKVHIAAGETQAMELVAEAMKRTSAAYPGITFELYSGTSADLMDNFVRGFYDFLLECELRSHVDMHTLRLPHTDTWGLLVRRDNPLAAKAAVMSEDLLGQPLISSRQGVKVGVLGQWLGDLADEMDVRATYNLPLNAKFLVRQGIGSAFTYRGLFEANELSDLAFVPLSPTLESTQGLVWRKTLPTRQAQAFLDTLKGLCAERDFENPPADAS, from the coding sequence ATGTCGGTGGCCGTGCTCGGCGCGCAGCCCGCAAGCCCGGCCGCCGCCGTGGCGGCCAAGTCATTGCACGTCACCCAGCCGACGCTCTCGCGCCAGCTGGCCGCCTTGGAAGACGAGCTGGGGCACCTTCTGTACCAGCGCAACCGCAAGGGCATCGAGCTCACCGAGCAGGGCGTCATCCTGCGCCGCTACGCCGAATCCATCCTCGCTTTGGCCGACAAAGCCGAGGAGGAGATCGCCCTTCCCACCCATTCCATCGCCGGCAAGGTGCACATCGCCGCCGGCGAGACCCAGGCCATGGAGCTTGTCGCCGAGGCCATGAAGCGCACGAGCGCCGCCTACCCCGGCATCACCTTCGAGCTGTACAGCGGCACCTCGGCCGACCTCATGGACAACTTCGTCCGCGGCTTCTACGACTTCCTTCTGGAATGCGAGCTGCGCAGCCATGTGGACATGCACACCTTGCGCCTACCCCACACCGACACGTGGGGTCTCCTTGTCCGCCGCGACAACCCCCTGGCAGCAAAGGCGGCCGTCATGTCCGAGGACCTGCTGGGCCAGCCGCTCATCAGCTCGCGCCAAGGCGTGAAGGTGGGCGTGCTCGGCCAATGGCTGGGAGACTTGGCCGACGAGATGGACGTGCGCGCCACCTACAACCTGCCACTGAACGCCAAGTTCCTCGTGCGGCAGGGCATCGGCAGCGCGTTCACCTATCGCGGCCTGTTCGAGGCCAACGAGCTGAGCGACTTGGCTTTCGTACCGCTGTCCCCCACCCTGGAATCCACCCAGGGCCTCGTCTGGCGCAAGACCCTCCCCACCCGCCAAGCCCAAGCTTTTTTGGATACGTTGAAGGGCCTCTGCGCCGAGCGCGATTTCGAAAATCCGCCGGCAGATGCCAGTTGA
- a CDS encoding DUF4143 domain-containing protein has translation MYSRRKDGRGALFEEFKGALTEQYACQELIASCGLVPYYWSAENSQGEVDFLVQSAGTVYAIEVKAEENLRAKSLRSFKEKYPEVQARRFSLSDYREQDWLTNVPLYLMGNTGLWL, from the coding sequence TTGTATAGTCGCAGAAAAGACGGACGAGGAGCCCTTTTCGAGGAATTCAAAGGGGCGCTCACCGAGCAGTACGCGTGCCAAGAGCTTATAGCAAGCTGTGGGCTTGTCCCCTATTACTGGTCTGCCGAGAACTCCCAGGGAGAAGTGGACTTCCTCGTGCAGTCAGCAGGTACCGTCTACGCCATCGAGGTGAAAGCCGAGGAGAACCTGCGCGCCAAGAGCCTGCGCAGCTTCAAGGAGAAGTACCCGGAAGTTCAGGCCCGGCGCTTCTCGCTTTCCGACTACCGCGAGCAAGACTGGCTCACCAACGTCCCTCTCTACCTGATGGGGAACACGGGACTTTGGCTGTAG
- a CDS encoding DJ-1 family glyoxalase III: MAKSAVVFVANGCEPVEVTAPVDALRRGGVDVVLAAVSDDLTVRAAQAVTLQADAPLSTLDLTQFDIAIVPGGSVGVDNLGKSTRVVAELRRRMEAGEYVAAICAGPMVLANAGLLSGRAAVCYPGCEEGWPAGVYQAGKDVFVDGNLITATGPGTALPFGIQILRTLEGDKVADDVASGMLLK; the protein is encoded by the coding sequence ATGGCGAAGTCGGCAGTGGTGTTTGTAGCGAACGGGTGTGAGCCAGTGGAAGTGACGGCTCCGGTGGACGCGCTGCGGCGCGGCGGGGTGGATGTGGTGTTGGCCGCCGTGTCCGACGATCTCACCGTGCGGGCGGCTCAGGCGGTGACGCTTCAGGCCGACGCGCCGCTTTCCACTCTTGATCTGACGCAGTTCGATATCGCCATCGTGCCTGGCGGCTCGGTGGGCGTGGACAACCTGGGCAAGAGCACCCGCGTCGTGGCCGAGCTGCGCCGCCGCATGGAGGCCGGTGAGTACGTGGCCGCCATCTGCGCCGGGCCTATGGTGCTCGCCAACGCGGGGCTGCTTTCCGGCCGGGCGGCCGTGTGCTACCCCGGCTGCGAGGAGGGTTGGCCGGCGGGCGTCTATCAGGCGGGCAAGGACGTCTTCGTCGACGGCAACCTCATCACCGCCACGGGCCCCGGCACGGCGCTGCCCTTCGGCATCCAGATCCTGCGCACGCTGGAAGGCGATAAGGTCGCCGATGATGTGGCTTCGGGAATGCTGCTGAAATAA
- a CDS encoding TorD/DmsD family molecular chaperone, whose product MTDVVNMRRESIDLEALLLSRTYLYTLFHKLFGGTPDAAVVACVLSETTRDVVEEYAGDDPSMKGLGRFLENLGECVDGAVLTEQARDEYTRLFIGPGELPCQPMESPYRTKDAAVFQENTLAVRAIFREHGLQLARLMRIPDDHIATMCGFMAHEAERSLAELRAGNVGALAVSLRGEEAFVRDHMLTWVDDFARCARRSKTAVLYPQMIEALAAFVRNDAVLLSEAACWAEEARDVCGEMIPGGLGALPGSPEAAAFAEVSDALAALARLHPFGIEDHELVSISV is encoded by the coding sequence ATGACCGATGTCGTCAACATGCGTCGCGAGTCCATCGACCTGGAGGCGCTGCTTCTGTCTCGCACGTATTTGTACACGCTGTTCCACAAGCTGTTCGGCGGTACGCCGGATGCGGCTGTGGTGGCATGCGTGCTGTCGGAGACCACCCGCGATGTGGTGGAGGAATACGCCGGCGATGATCCTTCCATGAAGGGGCTCGGGCGCTTTTTGGAAAACCTCGGAGAATGCGTCGATGGCGCGGTGCTGACCGAGCAGGCCCGCGACGAGTACACGCGCCTGTTCATCGGCCCGGGCGAGCTGCCCTGCCAGCCGATGGAATCGCCCTACCGCACGAAGGATGCGGCCGTCTTCCAGGAGAACACCCTGGCCGTGCGCGCCATCTTTCGCGAGCACGGGCTTCAGCTTGCGCGTCTCATGCGCATTCCCGACGACCATATAGCCACCATGTGCGGCTTTATGGCCCATGAGGCCGAGCGCTCTCTCGCCGAGTTGCGCGCGGGGAACGTGGGCGCCTTGGCCGTGTCCCTGCGCGGCGAGGAGGCCTTCGTGCGCGACCATATGCTCACCTGGGTGGACGATTTCGCCCGCTGCGCGCGCCGCTCGAAGACGGCGGTGCTCTACCCGCAGATGATCGAGGCGCTGGCCGCCTTCGTTCGCAACGATGCCGTGCTGCTCTCGGAGGCCGCCTGCTGGGCCGAGGAGGCGCGCGACGTCTGCGGCGAGATGATCCCCGGGGGTCTCGGCGCCCTTCCGGGCAGCCCCGAGGCCGCCGCCTTCGCCGAGGTGTCCGATGCCCTGGCGGCCCTTGCCCGCCTGCATCCCTTCGGCATCGAAGACCACGAGCTGGTGAGCATATCGGTCTAA
- a CDS encoding aldo/keto reductase, with protein sequence MEYRKLGRTGLEASVIGFGAEWIGKMEQAEVNAMAARGAAAGVNIVDCWMSDPAVRSALGEALEPTRDQWIIQGHIGSTWQDGQYVRTRELDQVRPAFEDLLARLRTDHVELGMIHYVDACDEFRAIMDGPFIEYVRELLTAGKIGHIGLSTHNPEVALLACDEPEIEVIMFSLNPAFDMMPASEDLEDLFGDYENVADDGIEPTRARLYARAEETETALTVMKGYAGGRLLSADASPFGVALTPVQCIHYALTRPAVASVMVGVETVEQLEEALAYEGATAAERDYASVLAGAPKHAYMGQCTYCGHCAPCTVGINIALSNKFADLAEMAGEVPASVAAHYKAMDVMAGACIACGDCEPRCPFDVPIIERMEKTEELFGC encoded by the coding sequence ATGGAGTATCGGAAGTTGGGCCGAACGGGCCTGGAGGCGAGCGTTATCGGGTTCGGGGCCGAGTGGATCGGCAAGATGGAGCAGGCCGAGGTGAACGCCATGGCCGCCCGGGGCGCCGCGGCCGGCGTGAACATCGTGGACTGCTGGATGAGCGACCCGGCGGTGCGCTCGGCCCTCGGCGAGGCGCTTGAGCCGACGCGCGATCAGTGGATCATCCAGGGGCACATCGGCAGCACCTGGCAGGACGGCCAGTACGTGCGCACCCGCGAGCTGGACCAGGTGCGCCCGGCCTTCGAGGACTTGCTGGCGCGCCTGCGCACCGATCACGTCGAACTGGGCATGATCCACTACGTGGACGCCTGCGACGAGTTCCGCGCCATCATGGACGGCCCCTTCATCGAATACGTGCGCGAGCTTTTGACTGCGGGCAAGATCGGGCACATCGGCCTTTCCACCCACAACCCCGAGGTGGCGCTTCTGGCCTGCGACGAGCCGGAGATCGAGGTCATCATGTTCTCGCTGAACCCGGCCTTCGACATGATGCCGGCCTCCGAGGACTTGGAAGACTTGTTCGGCGACTACGAGAACGTGGCCGACGACGGCATCGAGCCCACGCGCGCCCGCCTGTACGCTCGCGCCGAGGAGACGGAGACGGCCCTCACGGTGATGAAGGGCTACGCGGGCGGGCGCCTGCTTTCCGCCGACGCGTCGCCCTTCGGGGTGGCGCTCACGCCGGTGCAGTGCATCCACTACGCGCTGACCCGCCCCGCTGTGGCGAGCGTCATGGTGGGCGTGGAAACCGTGGAGCAGTTGGAAGAGGCCCTGGCCTACGAGGGCGCCACCGCAGCCGAGCGCGACTACGCGAGCGTGCTGGCCGGGGCGCCCAAGCACGCCTACATGGGCCAGTGCACCTACTGCGGCCACTGCGCGCCGTGCACCGTGGGCATTAACATCGCACTTTCCAACAAGTTCGCCGACTTGGCCGAGATGGCGGGCGAGGTGCCCGCCTCGGTGGCGGCCCACTACAAGGCCATGGACGTCATGGCCGGCGCCTGCATCGCCTGCGGCGACTGCGAGCCCCGCTGCCCCTTCGACGTGCCGATCATCGAGCGCATGGAAAAGACGGAGGAGCTCTTCGGCTGCTAA